One genomic region from Bacteroidales bacterium encodes:
- a CDS encoding transposase has protein sequence MNFEKDYIYHIYNQGNNRQKIFFERENYLFFLKKIKTYITPYSDILAWCLMPNHFHLMVLVNEVELDVNSEGFAQSETLAQKRTFNNSIGIMLRSYTNAINKKQKRSGALFRKKTKSECINCPNGITPSFFSINGITKINIQNPEEQYPQVCFNYIHQNPVKANLVNNSVDWEFSSALDYANLRDGKLVNKNVAAKYLPNEQRGLRLKRNPRLKTKT, from the coding sequence ATGAACTTCGAAAAAGATTACATATATCACATATACAACCAAGGCAATAATCGCCAAAAGATTTTTTTTGAAAGAGAAAATTATTTGTTTTTTCTAAAAAAAATAAAAACCTATATTACACCTTATTCTGATATTTTGGCTTGGTGTTTAATGCCTAATCATTTTCATTTAATGGTTTTAGTTAATGAAGTAGAGTTAGATGTGAACAGCGAGGGCTTCGCTCAAAGCGAAACCCTCGCTCAAAAACGAACATTTAATAATTCAATTGGAATAATGTTACGCTCGTACACAAATGCAATAAATAAAAAACAGAAACGTTCAGGTGCATTATTTCGTAAAAAAACCAAATCCGAATGTATAAACTGCCCAAATGGAATAACACCATCGTTTTTTTCAATTAATGGTATAACAAAAATTAATATACAAAATCCCGAAGAACAATACCCGCAAGTTTGTTTTAATTACATACACCAAAATCCTGTTAAAGCTAATTTGGTAAATAATTCTGTTGACTGGGAATTTTCTTCGGCTTTAGATTATGCTAATTTAAGAGATGGGAAATTAGTTAATAAAAATGTTGCAGCTAAATATCTGCCGAATGAACAGCGAGGGCTTCGCTTAAAGCGAAACCCTCGCTTAAAAACAAAAACATGA